From Aegilops tauschii subsp. strangulata cultivar AL8/78 chromosome 5, Aet v6.0, whole genome shotgun sequence:
TtgcctagtgttagtaggtggcaactcctaaagttttgaAATCATGACAACTGCAGTAGACCAGACCACATATGGCAACAACTGTAGTTGTCCAAAAAAGGCAATCTGAAACTTTGAcctgagatggcaactgcagttgagcaaacatggcaactgtagttgtccgacatggcaaccgtagttcagcgacatggcaactgcactTAAACGAACATGGACGAAGGTCCAGCCCATGGCAACTGCGGGCGCGCGGTAAAGTGTCATGTGGGGCGTACGCGACCACGAggtacgaggcctgacgtacCCGCCCACACGCACGCGTGTAAAAGGGACCGAGAGGGAAAAAACAGGCGTGTGGGCGCTAGTTATTTTGCCCACACACAAGCGTATGGGCTGATCCTCTTAGGCACCACACAGAATGTGTGGGCAGATCccttaacgcccacacgtgtggcagttatcggcgTCCTTTCTTTTTGGCATGGATGTCCGTTTTGTATCCGCGTTGAAGACCTCGGAGATACGCATTGTAACACGTTTCGTATTCGAAGTCGTGCTACACATAATATACTGGAGTACGAGATATACATCAAAAGAAATACATAATATACGAGAGATACGGCGGAGCAAAACATACGATCCCCCTGCGTTCCGACCGATCGTGTTTCCGTCTCAGTTCCCACCTCCGCGGTTCCGCCCCTACCGCATCCCGCCGCCCATGGCCGCCGTCGTCTCCGACCTCGTCGACTTTCTCAACGCCTCGCCCACCGCTTTCCACGCCGTCGGTACGCGTCCTGTCCCGCTCCCCTCTCGCTTGTTCGTAACTGACGTGAGGTGAAGTGAACTGAACTGATCTGGACTGGATCTATCTCCTGCTGTTGCTTCCGGTGGGAGAAGATGAGGCGAAGCGACTGCTGAAGGCGGCGGGGTTCGAGCAGCTATCGGAGCGGGAGGAGTGGTCGGGGCTTCAGCCCGGCCGGAAGTACTTCTTCACACGCAACCACTCCGCCATCGTCGCCTTCGCTATCGGCGCCAAGTGAGTCCGCTCTATCTACTTCCTCTCCTTCGGTTTCCCGACACAAAATGCACACTCTTTTGTAAATGGAAAAATGAATCTAATCCAATACGATTCGGTATCGATGTTTGGTAGGTACGTTGCCGGTAATGGGTTCCACATCATTGGCGCACATACGGACAGTCCATGTCTGAAGCTCAAGCCTGTCACCAAGGTGAGCTCTTAGTTATTCATTTCAGAGCAATTGTGTCCTGAAACATCGATTGATAATGTTTTGCAGGAACAGCGGTTCATGTATCAATCAGATATCCTAGTTTGCTGTTTAGTCTTACTTATTAGGTGCTAGATTTTGATGATTTACTAACAGAGTCTTGCTTCTTCTTTCGCAGATAACCAAGGGAGGTTATCTTGAGGTTGGAGTCCAAACTTATGGAGGTGGATTGTGGTACACATGGTTTGACCGTGACCTTACTATTGCTGGTAGGGTGCTTGTGCGAGAGAAGAAGGACGGTGTGGTCTCTTATGGGCATAAGCTTGTAAGGGTGCAAGAGCCTATCATGAGAATCCCCACTTTGGCTATTCACCTAGACAGGTTGGTGATAAAAACTCGTTTTTAATACAGATATTTCAATATTGTGAAGCCTTTGAAAATTACTCCTTCATTGTGGAGCAGTTCTTGCATTTGAGAGCTTTTTATGCAATGAATGAATCCTAAGATCGTTATAATGAATGAAGCCTATGAAAACAGTCAAAGGAAATGATCCTTAGATTGCAAATATTGTACTTCTGTATCTCCATTCAGTTTCTTGTGTTAACCCTTGTATCTCATGCACCATCTGAAAGACAACCTTGAATTATCCTTTGTACAACCACATAAGTTTCATACTCTTGTATAAAACTTGGGAAAACTAGTTATCGTGTGTTTCCTTAAACTGAAGGGCTTTCTTTATCATGCCTTGTTACTCGGTAGTTCATCCAGTTGGATCATATTATCCAATATAGTTGAAGAGCATTTTGGGCCTATAGTCTAGAACACTATTCTGGAAGTTTCATCCTGTTCTTTTGCACGAAGAGAAATAGCTAAATATTGGTTTTGATATCTGGTCCATACTGCAATGTAAATTCGGTATCTCATTGTTCTCCACTTTTTGAACTTATGTATTTGTGAAGTATTATCGCTAGTTGTTTACAGATTGCAGTCCTAGATGTAGAATTAAAGATTATCTTTTAGTGCCTCACCTAAGGGGTATGTGAAACTTCCTATTCAGCTTTCATATATTGCTTGAATGGAAGTTCTGAAAAtattatatactccctccgatcctaaaTTGCTATGTCACAGTGCCAGTACTAAATAATTGTAGCCTCATTACGGAATTACGTACTATAATGCTACCTATGTTTGGATTTAACCCTGGTGTTTTGGACGCTTAGTCTATTACAAACTTACTTACAATAATACTTCTCATGTGTCTTATTCATATTTTGCGCAGGACTATCTCCTCGGAAGGTCTCAAGATTAACAATCAGAATCATCTTGTCCCAGTGCTGGGCACATTGATTAAGGTGATTTGACTGCATTGATCGGAATCTGATCTTCGTGTTTTCAGTCAGCttgtttgttatttattgtacttGATGATGGGCATAATATCTTTGAGCCAAGGAATTAACTATCATGAATTTTTTGTTATTTTGCCATAATTTTCAGTTTGAAGAGGCATAGCCTCTGTATAACATCAATGTCAGTTGTTCCGCTAGGATATTGATACACCTTGTGATGTTGTATTCTCTATGTAAGAAGCAACACTTGCTTGCACATTGTGTACATGTCTTCTACTCTTCTTCATGTTCACACGTTCTGAACAAAACTGCGTAGTATCAATTTCTTCAAATGATTAATAGTGCAAAACTTCAGGCCTCTTTCATTATCGTAGAATGCTCCACCTAGTTTATCCAGAAAATGTTAAATTTGGAAATTAATATGTTCATAGGAATGCCATTATTGTCCTTTAATTATTTGGAATTAAACTATTACGATAAAAGAACCATAGAACACTTATCTTCTTTTGTTTGCTTTGAAAATTCGAATCTTGATTcaatctttttttttctttgcagCATGAAATGCAGAAATTAGTGGAAGGAAATGTTCCAGGGGAGTCATCCGGTGGCGAAAACACAAAGCACCATCCACTATTGTTGCAGGTTATGTATTTCTAACATTACGTGGAGCCAAACATTCTCACTTATTAAATATCAAGAGCCCTTGGATTTGAGTATGTTTTAGTTTTTACTTAATGTATGTTGCTTCCATTTTTTGCAGTTGATTGCTAAAGAGGCTAATTGTGAAGTTGATGAGATCTGTGATTTCGAGCTGCAGCTGTGTGATACTCAACCAAGCGTTGTAGCAGGTGCCATGAAAGAATTCATCTTTTCGGGAAGGCTTGACAACCTTTGCATGTCATTTTGTTCACTGAAGGTTTGTTTCTCCATTTAAGTTTTTGCATGTAGACTATGGAGACCATATTTGCATATTCCACATGTTTTGAAAGTACTAAAATTCTTTTCATCTCACACTATTTCAAATATTTTTGCATACACTCTGTTGAACCGGTATGGGCCTGGCCCATCTCCACCTGTCCCATAAGGCCCAGCCCATGTGAGTGACCTAGATGAGGAGGTGCTGGCCTCGCTCTGCGTCGCGACTGCTGGAAAAGAGCATGACGTTGGTTTAGAAAGGGTTGAAGGGGCTAGGACTCGGAAGGAATCAGATGCGTGCTTACCGTATCGGGCGGAGCAACCTCCCAGCAGTGCGACGGAGTGTGCTGCCCGAGTCGAGGAAGATGGGCTCCCAGGGGCTGTCCTTCGGCTGGGAGTCAATTGGGGGTGTGCAAAGGTGGTGGGGGTGCTTGGGTGGCGCTCTGAGTGGTTGGAGGTAGCTCTCCACGGATGATGTCCGGTTGTTGTGCGCGGGGCGACGGGGAGGCTATAATTTGGGTGCCCTAGTCTGGGGGGTGAGCAGGGGTATAGATCAACAGGGAGAGAGCTCCCATGCTCCATTTACTCAGAAATGAAGCCTGCCAGCAGGTCCATACAGCGAGAACAGGTACCAGTAGTATCAGGCAAACAAATGCCAAAACAAAAAACCTAACCCAAAAGCCAACAAAGGCATACAAAAGTCCAACAAAAGCTATGACGATCAAAGCATTAGGATTTTCAGAGATCATGACATCTGCGATGATCCTGGAGAGACGAGCgtgcatggggggggggggggggggagggggtagcTTTTATAGAGAGTAGGGGGTGCTCTTGTGCAGGTAGAAGAGAGTCTGTCGAGCGGGGCCTCATGAATTCCAGCCAGCTCGTTGGCAGGGCTCTCTCTGTGGGTTTGTaggggagagaagagaggggaGCGAGCTGAGGCTTGGTTGATGCGGGGGAAAATAAGGACGACATGAGGGAGAGATCCTCTCGGCTGGCGGGTGCGATTTTGCACTGACTGCAACACGCGACAGAGCGCTCTGGTTGGGCAGTTACCATATGGGCTGGCGCCAGGGGAAAAAGCTCCTCATTGTTTGGCTGGTCCAGTGTGTCAGGGTGGGGACAGGGGGCTTCAACGGCCTCCTCTGGTGCTGCAGGCACGTGAATTGGGTCGAGCGCCTGCTCGTGGCCTCGGCATGCGCGAGCTCCGCCTGCGTCGTGGAGCATTTGGTGTGGCCCTGTGGCTCGATTCACTATTACATGTGGGTCCCACTACTTGTCAGAGCCAAGCTTCTAGAAACTAATGTGTTGCTGGTTTGGTCGAATGGGTTTGAGTTCAAATTCAAACATAAGGTATGAATCTGGGAAGTGCATGGTTGGCAACTTCCTGGTTtgaacttgtgtgtgtgtgtgtggggggggggggggggggggggcgtgttGCGGGCTAAGTTGCTGGCTTGAACTTGATGTCTAGGAGGTTCCTGGTTTGAATATTCTTGTATTTTTCAGAAGATTGGTCAAAGTTTGAGCCAAAACTGGTTTGACCAGATTTCAAACTTTTTGAGAAGGGACTTGGTGAGTTTTTGGCCTAGATGGCTTTGGGGAATCCAAACTAAGCTAAGAtttattttctaggatttttGTGCTAATAACATACCCTTGTTTTTAGGGTTTATGTGCTAATAACATTTTGAGCTAGTCTTGGGCCACCAATAATCTCAGAAAAAATATTACATGGTCCAAGATGCCCTTTTATGAACTCAGGTGATTTTTAAAGATTTTTAAGTTCCCAAGTTTGCCTTTGCAAAATTTTACTTGTTTAGGCAACAAAATCCAAATAAGAAGCAAAAGATCCATGTTGAAACACACCAAGTCTTTATCTTGCTTATATAGGTGATGGTCACAACACAAAAATGTGTGGATTCTGCAATTTAGTTGAAAATGGGGAAAACGCCTCAAAGGCCCAAACAACACTTTATGAAGCTTATAGTGTTGCTGGATTTGGCTACTCGTACTCCCTACAATATCTCATTTTTCTCATGGATGATTGTATCCATTGCTTCTACATTGCCTCATATACCCACCTTTGATTCGTTCTTGATTTGACCACACAGAAACCCCCTTGTCAAGAATTGCAATCCTGATTGTGATAAGAGTTGATTACTACTAATTATAATTTTGATATCATAATTTGGTTGTTCTTTATGATATTAATTGTTCCACGACATGCGTATGATCCCTATGATTATAATATACGAAGTGTAGTTGGTCAATGAAGCTAACACATTTCAGTTTCTAACAAATACGTATTGCTGTCCTTTTTTTGCAACAAAGTCCCGATATAACGAGTTGTCCAATACTTTTTCAGGCCCTAGTGGAGTCAACTTCTACTGACCACTCTCTTGATCATGAATCTGGCGTCAGGATGGTGGCTCTATTTGATCATGAGGAGGTTGGTTCTGATTCAGCTCAGGGAGCTGGTTCGCCTGCAATGCTGGATGCTTTAACAAGAATCACAGGCTGCTTTAACCATTCAAATTCCAAGGTACAGAACTAATTTCCTTCACCCAGCACCCAATCCACTGACTTTATTTCAGCTGGCTACTGGATTTGATTTTTCACATTACCTGATTTTATGTCACCATTTTCTTTCTGCTTATCTGCTAACCATTCATGGCACGACCTATAATATtcatttatttaaaaaaattgtaaCAGTTATTGCACACCCTTAATGGAATTCAATTTTAAGTTAATTTGTCCATAACTCTTCAATCCTAAAAAAGTACCTTCCCTGCTCAGGTATACACATTTCTTTTAGATTCAACTTCACTTTAAATGATTTATGCCAGATTGTGTGTAGTTTATTGCTCCAAGTTGAGTTCCATATTCTGACTATCTGCTTTCATTTTTTTTAGTTGCTAGAAAAGGCTATTCAAAGGAGTTTCCTTGTGTCTGCAGATATGGCTCATGCCTTGCACCCCAATTATATGGTAATAGTAGTATTTTTGGATCAGTTTATGGGTTCACAGGTATGCAGTAATATTCTAATAGAAAATGATTTATCTTTCCAGGAAAAGCACGAGGAGAACCACCAGCCAAAGTTGCATGGTGGACTTGTGATTAAGCACAATGCTAATCAACGATATGCTACAAATGCCGTGACAGCTTTTATTTTCCGAGAAATTGCTGAGAGGCACCAGTTACCTATCCAGGTTAGTACATGTAAAAAGGAGGAACCCCTATTACAATTGTGGATTAGCTTGTAGTAAACTAAATCAAGTTGCCATAACTGCCTTTCTCAACTTATACTTGATCTTGTGATTGCAACATATAAGAGTACTAACGACAAGATACCGCCTACTCTTATGTTGTTTTCACACCGACAACCGCAATATATATTTTATGATGAGTCTAATAAAATTAATTGGCATTGTAGATGCTGATATATTTCTCTATAAGCCTGGTCAAACTTAAAGAAGTGTGATTTGGGACAAAGCTATAATTTCAATTAATTTGGAACAATGGGAGTACTATCTAGTGGACCACGTGGAAAAAAGGAGGAATAATCAAATGTTTTCTACTTATTAGGAGAGCCAATTCGTATGAACGAGTTTGCCCAGTAAAGCATTGCTTTTGAGCTCCACCAAACATATACACTAGGCAGCTCCACCAAGATACATGTCGTTTTAGCTCCGCCAAACATATATCAGCAATTGTATTGTCTATGTTTTAAAACTTTAACCTAATTTACATAAAAATACTTTGATTTGTATATCAGAAGTACTTCTATCACATATGATTACACAAATAATTTCTGTAGCATATTATTAGAATAAGCAATAGTCAAAGATATTAGACTGCATCGACATCTAGAAAAACAAGTAAAAATACAACTTACTCCCtgtgtaaagaaatataagagcgtttaaacgctcctatatttctttacggagggagtattagaTAAGCTCTTGGACTGGTGGGTGGTTCCAGATTATTAGCCAATCGCCGATCTTGGTACCTGATTACATCTTACTTTATTTCATCTATCAATGCTATGACTATTTTTGCAGGATTTTGTTGTTCGCAACGACATGGCTTGTGGGTCAACAATCGGGCCAATACTGGCTAGCGGTGTTGGTATTCGTACTGTGGATATCGGAGCGCCACAATTGTCCATGCACAGCATCAGGGAGATGTGCGCCGTTGACGACGTCAACTACTCATATGAACATCTCAAGGCATATTTTGAAGAATTCACTGAATTGGATAACAAAGTCAAAGTAGACTGCTGAGGTGTAGTAGACGACCATATAATTGGGTCAGCAGAACCTGTACTTCTACAATCACAACTACAATGCATAATAATTAGTAATGTCAGATTATGTATGTTAGTGAAGACGTGAATAAATGATGGAAAATatgcttctttttctttcttgtttggAGAATGACTAGCATATTTATATGTTTACTCACGTTTTTCTAGCTCGAGAATATGCACCATTTCATTAATTTCTAAGTTAGACATCGCGCTTTGCACTACTTTTGGATTGGAGGGGATTTGAGAGAATTTTGACTTGTAAGGGATTAAATTCACTTCAATCCCTGCCAAAACCCCCTTCAAATACCTGTCAACCGAACACAGCCTTAGAGAGTACGCCAAAGGTGTGCCGTAGCCATAAATAGTTTTACAACACCCTTGTGCTGAAATGTGCGCATTTAGCACAGGACACACCCCACCAATACTCTAAACTATAACCATCTTCTCACAAACCTGTCTTAATTCCAATATGCCCACTCAGTAGAATGCCTGGGGTCGGCGAAGACTCGAttgtttctttatttccaaaggTGCCAAGGGATGAGAATCACCAATGAGCCGAAGCTCCTTTTGTCCTTTTATTGAAAATTCTTGAGAGCAGTAAGCCAGCATTTCTTGAACATGTCAATCGGTGTGGTGCAGATAACTAACATTGATCTAAAGTTCACTGAAAACCCTATGCCAAGTCTTGCTTGTTGGCACACTGATACGGGGCAAGCCGTAAAGGTGGTCCAATCTTCATGAATTGGAGATGTTTTGAGAAGAAACACAAGGATCAAGGGCAATCAAAGGGAAAATATAAGAGGAAAACACTCAAGGACAAGATCCATACCAATTACTCGTCAAAACCCAAGTCAATTTAAGAGGTGCGTCTTAGATCCAAAAACAACAAAGGAAATAAAGGTAAATAACAGGTAGTTGCCCAAATCTCTAGGAGTGATGGAGGTCTTGGTTGTAGTCGTCCTCAAATCTCAAGGATAGATAGAGGTCATGAAATCCATGGAGGAGGATTTGTGGTCTATGGGGACATATACACCCTATATGGAAAAAATTAGTAATTCAACAAaaagtcaaaaattcctgaaaatatttttgaaataaacttGACCTTCTGCTGTACCCGTGAGAGAAAATCCACAGAAAAAATATCCCTTTGACTTCTTTTCAAAAAAGACAAAATTTTGGCTAAAATAGTGTGAATAGTGACCTATAATAGCAAATaatttttgtcttttttgctgtgAGGTCAACTTTTGTTTTTTTTTCGTGAAAATGTATATAGTAGTGCAAAAGTAAGTCAAGTGTTTTGTCAAAATAGTTCTGACCTATTTTGActtttttaaaaaatattaaaaaaaatccCCATATAGGGTGCATATACAACCAGGAACCATTGGGTATTTCCCTGAAATCCA
This genomic window contains:
- the LOC109756864 gene encoding probable aspartyl aminopeptidase, which produces MAAVVSDLVDFLNASPTAFHAVDEAKRLLKAAGFEQLSEREEWSGLQPGRKYFFTRNHSAIVAFAIGAKYVAGNGFHIIGAHTDSPCLKLKPVTKITKGGYLEVGVQTYGGGLWYTWFDRDLTIAGRVLVREKKDGVVSYGHKLVRVQEPIMRIPTLAIHLDRTISSEGLKINNQNHLVPVLGTLIKHEMQKLVEGNVPGESSGGENTKHHPLLLQLIAKEANCEVDEICDFELQLCDTQPSVVAGAMKEFIFSGRLDNLCMSFCSLKALVESTSTDHSLDHESGVRMVALFDHEEVGSDSAQGAGSPAMLDALTRITGCFNHSNSKLLEKAIQRSFLVSADMAHALHPNYMEKHEENHQPKLHGGLVIKHNANQRYATNAVTAFIFREIAERHQLPIQDFVVRNDMACGSTIGPILASGVGIRTVDIGAPQLSMHSIREMCAVDDVNYSYEHLKAYFEEFTELDNKVKVDC